Below is a genomic region from Argiope bruennichi chromosome 11, qqArgBrue1.1, whole genome shotgun sequence.
gcaagaaatgaaaatattttacctgCTTCGAATGTAACAGTAAATTCAAACACCAATGACAAACGAATGTTTTCTTGGGTTCTATCTAAGTTGGCAAGACATCCTTGGACCGAGTCTACGGAATTCACGGAATTATGGAGCGATATACCTAATACCGCTGCCCGTCACAAAGAACAAAAGGCTTCGGATGGGGGCAAAGCATCAACTGAAAATGTCGTATCGAGTTCAAACTACGATTCTTCAAGGATATCTTTGACTCTACGCAACTATCCCTGGACAGCGTCTACGGAATTTGTAGTACTATGGACAGACATACCTAGTGAATTGGATACCATTCAAAATCTATCTGATGATGGAAAATGGTCAATGAATCAAAACGGTATGGATTCTTCATCAAATATACCGCTTGCTACACACGTATCTGATCGCAAGCAAGATCCAGCTGCAACTTCTGGAATTTTCAATTTTGGGGCTAAATCTGAAAAACTCACAAAATTGAGTAGAAATCCACCAAATAACTCGATAAGTAATGGCATTAACTCTAAATTTTCGAAACAGAAGAAAGCTGAATGTTGTGGACAATTGTCTGATTGTCGCTGCAATATTCAGAGAGCTGCTATGAATTGGAGATATCACAGTAAGTACAAATGGGTTTTCTTCGTATTCTTCTGAATGATCAAATGTTTGTCGATATTCATCAAAGAATAGAAATCAAATACTGTTCTTTTTCtcatctatactactattataaatatgaaagtttggatggatggaagtttgttagtcaatcacgtcagaacggctgaactgaattggatgaaatttagcacagtagattatagtctggaataggatataggctactatttattccggttaattgagtggttaattttttattaattaaaaactaactttctcgccaaaattctgaggccaaatcccgccaaaaatgaataaggtttcagtttttttcccacgctaatgagatTAGGCctaacatgttttcgaccgaatatttcaaacgattctattttcttagtgtttgatgcatttaaaattaaacattgttaattaatcgatctttcggattcattctgaaatacttttaaattaaatgtacgcaatgtttaaaaaaatatactcaacTTCATATGATTTTGTCGCAGATTAGAAAGAAGGGCGAGTCTATTCAGCAAGATTGCATCAGTATATTCTGTTTTCAGTTAATTTTACTATCCCAGCCCATGTTATCGATTTGTCTTTAGATTATCTTTTGCAGTTTAATAAACACTGCAAGAGGGGTTGTTGCCAAGAAAGTCATTCGATAACCTCACCCCTTGTGATGATCTCGTGGCAGATTTTTAATTTCGAAGCCGACGAGTTttggttcgagactcgattccaagACGccttgtgtgtgtgtaaaaacaaaatatgaatataatagcatataaaaaaatctttatattttgatgcttttGGAGTAATGGCAATTGAGGCTCGATTGCAAACTAAGCAAAAATTTGAATGCGCTTGGAAAGAAACGCtctcaaagaaattttcattgcaaatattttatcatgcatAAAGTAGCAAACGATTTTACTACCTAGACTGAAACTTTAGATACTATTAAAGTATGGCACAAAAAAGGATTTCATATGCTCAACGAATATATAAACCTTACACTTTTAAGTATGGAAAGAACCCCTTCACAGAAAATACCAAATATCTTCAGATTTAGGCAtggaatattaatcaaaaatgtacTTATGGATATAttccacataaaaaaaattaccttggGATCAAAAAAGTGCATTGCCATAGGAAATTTCAAAGTTCGTACAATTTTAAATACGTAGACAATCCGCTTTGGAAACTTTATGGCCACAATCTATTACTAAACGTTGCTACTTTTAAAAAGGCTTATTTTCATAATCAAAGATGGAATAAAGTtgggtgacttttttttttttttttttttttttttttttgcgactgTACATTAAATGTTGTTTCTTGCATATAATGCatatgaatgattaaatttgaaactataaaTGTTGCTTCTTTCCTAGAATTGTATACATATTGTGTGTTCTGTGGGcttttaaaaatcgaataaacAATGAAACAGATTGTTATCTAATTTCAAGTTCTTTTTAAaatggtttcagtaaaaaatatttctgctccAAAGTAcgaaaacaaatgcaaaaaaaaaatcgttaatggaCAGTAAAACAATTATCAGCACATTctaatgaaatactttaattaaaatatgattcttttatcttttactttttatagtaaatattgaagaacttgaaaaaataattgccgGAAATTTTTTGACCTCCCTCTCTTTTACATATTACATATGTTTCAAACTATCAAATAATTTCCTATTCTGAAATTGTATTTCCAAAGAAAAGAATACAATAAATTCGTATACTTTACTTTCGATCATTTTCCTTAAATAGTTTATTACATCTCATTTCTATTGTCTCAGTAGTTTGAAGCGATTGTTTTTAAAGAGTACAACTTGcagagtaaatattaaattatgtaaaaaaaaggaaaaagttatttcaatgaatccttcataaatatttaggattttttttaaatatacgtaTCACTTTTAATcccaaaaatttatgaaagtaattttttttcagtaatccTGCTGACGATGAAAATTCTGTTATCTCTTATACCTATTTCTGCCATTTATATGGGTAAGTACACATTAAAACCGATACTTCATGTATTTAatgaaatggttttaaataatttcttgtctTGTAACAAGCAACTTGTGTATTCCTGAACGACTTTTTGCATGCTTTACTATCGCACTTTTAAGAATTGCTtctcaaatatttgaatataattttaaaataaagttacacTATATTCACTGGATTTTACTACATGCAACAGCCCCCGGAATATTCCAGTAATAACCAATTTGTGATCATATTGTGGTGATAACTTCAGAAGGCAGATAACAACATTCGGAAatgagtgtacacttttgtctagtggctttgttactcggctgtTAActctaacgttgcgagttcgaacctcaacttgcacattggtgaccctggttctgaacaaccgcatccttcgttcagctgtcgtggctACATCTACCGGCAGGAACCACTCACACAAGCTCGCCGTCGCTCGCCATTACGCCTgacgcgataatcacgttcgtcgctcgtcATAACTGGCGTGATAAACTCCAACTCATTGGTGGGGGattattgtggtggtaacttctTAAGctagataacaacctccggaaaagagtatacacttttgtctagtggctttctTACGCGGCTATGAGCCCTAACGtagcgagttcgaacctcaaacttgcacaatattaatttatactacttatttgttattttcaatcaCCCCAACGCAACATAATCGATAACGTAATTATGGAAACATCCAATGGCTTTGATGAATGCTAAtgaatggtttttaattttaggCGCAGTCCATATCGGCACATGTCCGGCGAATGAGTTTGCAACGAACCTTGTTTATATAACTGGAATAGCCGGGCTGTTTTTAACGGGCTGTCACGTGGCACACCACATAGCGTGCAACTTCTTCAGGGACTGGAAGGAACCTCTGAGATCAGCAGTGAGGATAACGCAAAATATCACTGTGGTTTTATTGATACTTGGTAAGCTCGATTTTCTGACATGCACTACCGCCAAAATTTTATAACGTTACAAATGTAATTGAGCTATCTTATTTTGCACTTTGGCTGATCGATACATCCAAGGAGTATACAGTACGGGATTTATTGTTCTATGAAGTATTCTTCATGGAATAAAGAGTGTAATTTCCtcgtattttatgtatataaagtatttttatagttaaaaacttCAATTCATAGATTACCTAAAATCTTTTgttctggtggtaaggtctcggcttcggaacactGAGGGCTCTagattcgagactcgattccactgaagaaccgttgtgtaagcgggtttggtgcatgTTAAGTTCGTCggagccaaatgtcctcccgcagGTGTGGTGAAGTTTGGCGAGAGGGTTGTctgctcaggtgtcatccttgtcatcggaccgtggttcaaaatgacgaagtccgttccaaaataaccctagtgttgctttaaaactgggcgttaatataactaaatcaaaccAAACTAATCTGAAGTAGAAATCGAGATATGACTGAGACTTCAAACCTTCTAAGAATCTTGAATGGAAAGATTAAAAGTAGTAAGACTTCTGAAAAATACAAAGCTAAGTCGTAAGCATAATGCAGAAATATGTTAACttcttttaaattggtttttatacaaaaaacaaaTTGCATAAAGAGAATTTGTTATAGCGTTTACAATCAAATCTATCACGTCAAAGAATGTGTTCAAACCATTTGAACTTGTTCACATtcaaatgcttttcatttttcagACGCTGACAATGAAATCTTGTATGATTTATCAAATGAATTGTAtgaattatcaaatgaaattcgTGTTTGTCCCTATCctctaaattataatttgataaagtCTGCagttctttcaacatttttttttttgttacttttaaattcatgtgaatgatttcaataattttaaattatattctggatttattttttgagacaaatttatttttaatctggatttatttttaatttgagacaaagttcattgtttaaatttttctgctAACCACATATAAATACTCCTTGATATTAACAACGTTTCTATTGGTTATTATTAAACCTTGAATATAAACTATTATTAGTTTTGATAGACAATAGTGTTGACTGAAAATTTCCGCCAAGACGAACTGAACATGGAACAGCCTCGCAAATTATCATAAACTCAGTTGTAGAAATTAACACTTCGTACTCTAAATGCTCTTACAATTAACTGCTAAttccaaaatcaattttatgGTTGTGTGGTTACAGCGTAAAGAATGAAGTGAATcataatgcttttaaaaccataatttagaaaataatttttattatattgattcaTTACCAAATTTGGGAAGAATGATTAGCATGTAAAGTGTCATTTCAATAACAGTGCGTCATTTCGGAATATAAAGTGCGATTTTTActctacttaaaattttattgaaagtcaGTTTAAGCTGTAATATATAATGATATGGATACTTATTAACACATTGCGTAAGGCGCTCTACGCGCTCTCAAGGCACGCACATTTTTGAACGCTCTAGAAGCATGCTTCTcaagcaataggatgcatatatgcacgtttttaatttgcatttggtattatatttgcataaagtattcttaaatattacaatatattttatacatgtatttattatataagatttctgacattttaactattatttatttcacattgaataatgctttacagtgtgatatttggtaaagcatattcCTTTGTGCAGTAGTATTCAGCACGATTTGTAGCAGTATTTTGTTTTAAGACTTTAAGGACCGCTCACTTAACACTCTCGTGTTTCGCGTCCCATCTGCTACTGACCGCTCACGTGTTTTCTCGTTCTGCGTATCCAgtctgttattgcttcataaataacaaagatAGGATGATTTTAGAAAGTACAAATTGCCTAAAAACGTGCTGTCCCAGGCGTatgtcttacagatttctttgcggtccttaatgtgttaaatatttgcctcTGATTGGTTATGCATCAATTTAGCCGAAAGAGCATGAAAACGAGATCTCGTGGACTGGCCACAACATTCGGACTGCTAAAAACGAGAAATATCGGGAAGTATTATGAAATCAGTTGAATGGGATGATAACGGCAAAATGTAGGGCAATATTTCAAACTTGTGACACGCTTGCTAATCACAACGAAT
It encodes:
- the LOC129957241 gene encoding uncharacterized protein LOC129957241; this translates as MAVRAPENARVLYESLRNSSVSSDSGIVLLQPYQEHLLPDYHDAENARPYHPSISPYVNSRPYVDARNENILPASNVTVNSNTNDKRMFSWVLSKLARHPWTESTEFTELWSDIPNTAARHKEQKASDGGKASTENVVSSSNYDSSRISLTLRNYPWTASTEFVVLWTDIPSELDTIQNLSDDGKWSMNQNGMDSSSNIPLATHVSDRKQDPAATSGIFNFGAKSEKLTKLSRNPPNNSISNGINSKFSKQKKAECCGQLSDCRCNIQRAAMNWRYHIILLTMKILLSLIPISAIYMGAVHIGTCPANEFATNLVYITGIAGLFLTGCHVAHHIACNFFRDWKEPLRSAVRITQNITVVLLILEMIIFYSMSPSFENSENYCDKIFYNYTFYMNFAAAGIVFLSVLLQYTSCKHQVENEAF